The proteins below come from a single Microtus ochrogaster isolate Prairie Vole_2 chromosome 8, MicOch1.0, whole genome shotgun sequence genomic window:
- the Kcnk4 gene encoding potassium channel subfamily K member 4 isoform X2, whose translation MTTAPQELPAPPPQAGSGAGPASGRAMRSTTLLALLAVVLLYLVSGALVFQALERPHEQQVQKDLEDGRDKFLKDHPCVNQENLRKFIKLVADALGGGANPDTSWTNSSNHSSAWNLGSAFFFSGTIITTIGYGNTALQTEAGRLFCIFYALVGIPLFGMLLAGVGDRLGSSLRRGIGHIEAIFLKWHVPPGLVRILSAVLFLLIGCLLFVLTPTFVFSYMESWSKLEAIYFVIVTLTTVGFGDYVPGTGSGQNSAYQPLVWFWILFGLAYFASVLTTIGNWLRAVSRRTRAEVGGLTAQAASWTGTVTARVTQRAGPSCPPPEKEQPLLPSSLPAPPGAAEPACRPGSLMPSKKAETPSPPTASALDYPSENLAFIDESSDTQSERGCALPRAPRGRRRPNPARKPSRPRGPGRLRDKAVPV comes from the exons A TGACCACTGCTCCCCAGGagctccctgctcctcctccccaggcaggaagtggagctgGACCTGCCTCTGGAAGGGCCATGCGCAGCACCACACTTCTGGCCCTGTTGGCAGTGGTGCTGCTTTACTTGGTATCCGGAGCTCTAGTGTTCCAGGCTCTGGAGCGGCCTCATGAGCAGCAGGTTCAGAAGGACCTGGAGGATGGCCGGGACAAGTTTCTCAAGGACCATCCATGTGTGAACCAGGAGAACCTGAGGAAATTCATCAAG CTCGTGGCTGATGCCTTGGGAGGGGGTGCAAACCCAGACACCAGTTGGACCAATAGCAGCAACCACTCATCAGCTTGGAACCTGGGCAGCGCCTTCTTTTTCTCGGggaccatcatcactaccatcg GCTATGGCAATACAGCTTTACAGACAGAAGCCGGGCGTCTCTTTTGTATCTTCTATGCGCTGGTGGGGATCCCGCTGTTCGGAATGCTGCTGGCAGGGGTCGGGGACCGGCTGGGCTCCTCTCTGCGCAGGGGCATTGGTCACATCGAAGCAATCTTCTTG AAGTGGCACGTACCACCCGGACTGGTGAGAATACTGTCTGCGGTGCTCTTTCTGCTGATTGGCTGCCTGCTCTTTGTCCTAACTCCTACCTTCGTGTTCTCCTATATGGAGAGCTGGAGCAAGCTGGAAGCCATCTACTTTGTCATAGTGACACTCACCACCGTGGGCTTTGGCGATTATGTGCCCG GCACTGGCTCCGGACAGAACTCAGCCTACCAACCTCTGGTGTGGTTCTGGATCTTGTTCGGCCTAGCCTACTTCGCCTCGGTGCTCACCACTATTGGCAACTGGTTGCGAGCGGTGTCCCGCCGCACACGGGCAGAG GTGGGTGGCCTCACGGCGCAGGCTGCTAGCTGGACCGGAACAGTGACAGCACGAGTGACCCAGCGAGCCGGACCTAGCTGCCCGCCGCCAGAGAAGGAGCAACcgctcctgccctcctccctgccGGCACCGCCTGGTGCTGCTGAGCCAGCCTGCAGGCCAGGATCCCTTATGCCTTCAAAGAAGGCCGAGACACCTTCTCCGCCCACAGCTTCGGCTCTGGATTACCCCAGTGAGAATCTGGCCTTCATCGACGAGTCCTCAGACACGCAGAGTGAACGTGGCTGCGCCCTGCCTCGCGCGCCTCGGGGTCGTCGCCGTCCCAATCCCGCCCGGAAACCCTCGAGACCCCGGGGTCCTGGGCGTCTCCGAGATAAGGCCGTGCCGGTGTAG
- the Kcnk4 gene encoding potassium channel subfamily K member 4 isoform X4, which translates to MRSTTLLALLAVVLLYLVSGALVFQALERPHEQQVQKDLEDGRDKFLKDHPCVNQENLRKFIKLVADALGGGANPDTSWTNSSNHSSAWNLGSAFFFSGTIITTIGYGNTALQTEAGRLFCIFYALVGIPLFGMLLAGVGDRLGSSLRRGIGHIEAIFLKWHVPPGLVRILSAVLFLLIGCLLFVLTPTFVFSYMESWSKLEAIYFVIVTLTTVGFGDYVPGTGSGQNSAYQPLVWFWILFGLAYFASVLTTIGNWLRAVSRRTRAEVGGLTAQAASWTGTVTARVTQRAGPSCPPPEKEQPLLPSSLPAPPGAAEPACRPGSLMPSKKAETPSPPTASALDYPSENLAFIDESSDTQSERGCALPRAPRGRRRPNPARKPSRPRGPGRLRDKAVPV; encoded by the exons ATGCGCAGCACCACACTTCTGGCCCTGTTGGCAGTGGTGCTGCTTTACTTGGTATCCGGAGCTCTAGTGTTCCAGGCTCTGGAGCGGCCTCATGAGCAGCAGGTTCAGAAGGACCTGGAGGATGGCCGGGACAAGTTTCTCAAGGACCATCCATGTGTGAACCAGGAGAACCTGAGGAAATTCATCAAG CTCGTGGCTGATGCCTTGGGAGGGGGTGCAAACCCAGACACCAGTTGGACCAATAGCAGCAACCACTCATCAGCTTGGAACCTGGGCAGCGCCTTCTTTTTCTCGGggaccatcatcactaccatcg GCTATGGCAATACAGCTTTACAGACAGAAGCCGGGCGTCTCTTTTGTATCTTCTATGCGCTGGTGGGGATCCCGCTGTTCGGAATGCTGCTGGCAGGGGTCGGGGACCGGCTGGGCTCCTCTCTGCGCAGGGGCATTGGTCACATCGAAGCAATCTTCTTG AAGTGGCACGTACCACCCGGACTGGTGAGAATACTGTCTGCGGTGCTCTTTCTGCTGATTGGCTGCCTGCTCTTTGTCCTAACTCCTACCTTCGTGTTCTCCTATATGGAGAGCTGGAGCAAGCTGGAAGCCATCTACTTTGTCATAGTGACACTCACCACCGTGGGCTTTGGCGATTATGTGCCCG GCACTGGCTCCGGACAGAACTCAGCCTACCAACCTCTGGTGTGGTTCTGGATCTTGTTCGGCCTAGCCTACTTCGCCTCGGTGCTCACCACTATTGGCAACTGGTTGCGAGCGGTGTCCCGCCGCACACGGGCAGAG GTGGGTGGCCTCACGGCGCAGGCTGCTAGCTGGACCGGAACAGTGACAGCACGAGTGACCCAGCGAGCCGGACCTAGCTGCCCGCCGCCAGAGAAGGAGCAACcgctcctgccctcctccctgccGGCACCGCCTGGTGCTGCTGAGCCAGCCTGCAGGCCAGGATCCCTTATGCCTTCAAAGAAGGCCGAGACACCTTCTCCGCCCACAGCTTCGGCTCTGGATTACCCCAGTGAGAATCTGGCCTTCATCGACGAGTCCTCAGACACGCAGAGTGAACGTGGCTGCGCCCTGCCTCGCGCGCCTCGGGGTCGTCGCCGTCCCAATCCCGCCCGGAAACCCTCGAGACCCCGGGGTCCTGGGCGTCTCCGAGATAAGGCCGTGCCGGTGTAG
- the Kcnk4 gene encoding potassium channel subfamily K member 4 isoform X1 produces MQVPNLFLTPKSLVWPAVTTAPQELPAPPPQAGSGAGPASGRAMRSTTLLALLAVVLLYLVSGALVFQALERPHEQQVQKDLEDGRDKFLKDHPCVNQENLRKFIKLVADALGGGANPDTSWTNSSNHSSAWNLGSAFFFSGTIITTIGYGNTALQTEAGRLFCIFYALVGIPLFGMLLAGVGDRLGSSLRRGIGHIEAIFLKWHVPPGLVRILSAVLFLLIGCLLFVLTPTFVFSYMESWSKLEAIYFVIVTLTTVGFGDYVPGTGSGQNSAYQPLVWFWILFGLAYFASVLTTIGNWLRAVSRRTRAEVGGLTAQAASWTGTVTARVTQRAGPSCPPPEKEQPLLPSSLPAPPGAAEPACRPGSLMPSKKAETPSPPTASALDYPSENLAFIDESSDTQSERGCALPRAPRGRRRPNPARKPSRPRGPGRLRDKAVPV; encoded by the exons ATGCAGGTGCCAAATCTCTTCTTAACCCCAAAATCCTTGGTTTGGCCTGCAGTGACCACTGCTCCCCAGGagctccctgctcctcctccccaggcaggaagtggagctgGACCTGCCTCTGGAAGGGCCATGCGCAGCACCACACTTCTGGCCCTGTTGGCAGTGGTGCTGCTTTACTTGGTATCCGGAGCTCTAGTGTTCCAGGCTCTGGAGCGGCCTCATGAGCAGCAGGTTCAGAAGGACCTGGAGGATGGCCGGGACAAGTTTCTCAAGGACCATCCATGTGTGAACCAGGAGAACCTGAGGAAATTCATCAAG CTCGTGGCTGATGCCTTGGGAGGGGGTGCAAACCCAGACACCAGTTGGACCAATAGCAGCAACCACTCATCAGCTTGGAACCTGGGCAGCGCCTTCTTTTTCTCGGggaccatcatcactaccatcg GCTATGGCAATACAGCTTTACAGACAGAAGCCGGGCGTCTCTTTTGTATCTTCTATGCGCTGGTGGGGATCCCGCTGTTCGGAATGCTGCTGGCAGGGGTCGGGGACCGGCTGGGCTCCTCTCTGCGCAGGGGCATTGGTCACATCGAAGCAATCTTCTTG AAGTGGCACGTACCACCCGGACTGGTGAGAATACTGTCTGCGGTGCTCTTTCTGCTGATTGGCTGCCTGCTCTTTGTCCTAACTCCTACCTTCGTGTTCTCCTATATGGAGAGCTGGAGCAAGCTGGAAGCCATCTACTTTGTCATAGTGACACTCACCACCGTGGGCTTTGGCGATTATGTGCCCG GCACTGGCTCCGGACAGAACTCAGCCTACCAACCTCTGGTGTGGTTCTGGATCTTGTTCGGCCTAGCCTACTTCGCCTCGGTGCTCACCACTATTGGCAACTGGTTGCGAGCGGTGTCCCGCCGCACACGGGCAGAG GTGGGTGGCCTCACGGCGCAGGCTGCTAGCTGGACCGGAACAGTGACAGCACGAGTGACCCAGCGAGCCGGACCTAGCTGCCCGCCGCCAGAGAAGGAGCAACcgctcctgccctcctccctgccGGCACCGCCTGGTGCTGCTGAGCCAGCCTGCAGGCCAGGATCCCTTATGCCTTCAAAGAAGGCCGAGACACCTTCTCCGCCCACAGCTTCGGCTCTGGATTACCCCAGTGAGAATCTGGCCTTCATCGACGAGTCCTCAGACACGCAGAGTGAACGTGGCTGCGCCCTGCCTCGCGCGCCTCGGGGTCGTCGCCGTCCCAATCCCGCCCGGAAACCCTCGAGACCCCGGGGTCCTGGGCGTCTCCGAGATAAGGCCGTGCCGGTGTAG
- the Kcnk4 gene encoding potassium channel subfamily K member 4 isoform X5, whose amino-acid sequence MQVPNLFLTPKSLVWPAVTTAPQELPAPPPQAGSGAGPASGRAMRSTTLLALLAVVLLYLVSGALVFQALERPHEQQVQKDLEDGRDKFLKDHPCVNQENLRKFIKKWHVPPGLVRILSAVLFLLIGCLLFVLTPTFVFSYMESWSKLEAIYFVIVTLTTVGFGDYVPGTGSGQNSAYQPLVWFWILFGLAYFASVLTTIGNWLRAVSRRTRAEVGGLTAQAASWTGTVTARVTQRAGPSCPPPEKEQPLLPSSLPAPPGAAEPACRPGSLMPSKKAETPSPPTASALDYPSENLAFIDESSDTQSERGCALPRAPRGRRRPNPARKPSRPRGPGRLRDKAVPV is encoded by the exons ATGCAGGTGCCAAATCTCTTCTTAACCCCAAAATCCTTGGTTTGGCCTGCAGTGACCACTGCTCCCCAGGagctccctgctcctcctccccaggcaggaagtggagctgGACCTGCCTCTGGAAGGGCCATGCGCAGCACCACACTTCTGGCCCTGTTGGCAGTGGTGCTGCTTTACTTGGTATCCGGAGCTCTAGTGTTCCAGGCTCTGGAGCGGCCTCATGAGCAGCAGGTTCAGAAGGACCTGGAGGATGGCCGGGACAAGTTTCTCAAGGACCATCCATGTGTGAACCAGGAGAACCTGAGGAAATTCATCAAG AAGTGGCACGTACCACCCGGACTGGTGAGAATACTGTCTGCGGTGCTCTTTCTGCTGATTGGCTGCCTGCTCTTTGTCCTAACTCCTACCTTCGTGTTCTCCTATATGGAGAGCTGGAGCAAGCTGGAAGCCATCTACTTTGTCATAGTGACACTCACCACCGTGGGCTTTGGCGATTATGTGCCCG GCACTGGCTCCGGACAGAACTCAGCCTACCAACCTCTGGTGTGGTTCTGGATCTTGTTCGGCCTAGCCTACTTCGCCTCGGTGCTCACCACTATTGGCAACTGGTTGCGAGCGGTGTCCCGCCGCACACGGGCAGAG GTGGGTGGCCTCACGGCGCAGGCTGCTAGCTGGACCGGAACAGTGACAGCACGAGTGACCCAGCGAGCCGGACCTAGCTGCCCGCCGCCAGAGAAGGAGCAACcgctcctgccctcctccctgccGGCACCGCCTGGTGCTGCTGAGCCAGCCTGCAGGCCAGGATCCCTTATGCCTTCAAAGAAGGCCGAGACACCTTCTCCGCCCACAGCTTCGGCTCTGGATTACCCCAGTGAGAATCTGGCCTTCATCGACGAGTCCTCAGACACGCAGAGTGAACGTGGCTGCGCCCTGCCTCGCGCGCCTCGGGGTCGTCGCCGTCCCAATCCCGCCCGGAAACCCTCGAGACCCCGGGGTCCTGGGCGTCTCCGAGATAAGGCCGTGCCGGTGTAG